In one Maniola hyperantus chromosome 6, iAphHyp1.2, whole genome shotgun sequence genomic region, the following are encoded:
- the LOC117983258 gene encoding eukaryotic translation initiation factor 4 gamma 2-like isoform X1: protein MRHLCRSRHLVAARADSGHKTDSARTPGPVPRAAGRTPVPPRRRWVPPSLRAGDADADAAHDLIHRKVRGILNKLTPEKFRKLSDDLLALQLDSDRALKGVILLIFEKALDEPKYSSMYAQLCKRLSEEAPNFEPPGQPCTFRLLLLNKCRAEFENRAQAFAAFGERALAPEDEERRHLAKCKMLGNIKFIGELGKLEILAESILHRCIQALLARRAAAEQQEDLECLAQLVRTVGRVLDSERGRGLMDQYFRRIETLSAARELAPRLRFMLRDVVELRRAGWVPRAAAAAEGPVPMHQLRGDEPRRPAPEPPFRGGRARPLDDVLAGLALAPQDRLLGNGFREPRRAPGYFPRHKPAAAAPRRAARAPPSSLQDVQMRPPSNALLFTATRLSRPAAPPLAPLPAFAAKPPPPKEPALAIAIKPQPDKRDKPKKDKALNKEEACRLAIEAVSALAARAAAAPDAPDAPDAPDAEREPDAEPDDEPDEEPALQRLRDLQLPDKFVLYQHGVQLLRRVVAAVLEHALAAELPGGEADDALCAAAARVVRGVTRAASAELRALLPRHPHARLPALLAHAVLRGLLPLGELGAWCEGGAHGPLLLDALVALRRAAGDARVAELVARAKLDVCAHVAEREAGAAAALEALEARGLGALAPQLRVRAALARQLAADPAPAALYRWIRANVDAAVRADAGFVSGAVLLLAQRATAAAGAGGAAPERAALERERALAEEYAPLLRALLEGRAELQLAAVYALQLHAHALRYPKGLLLRWFMYLYNLEVCEEDAFLRWREDVTDAYPGKGEALFQVSSCTSTTWRCARRTPSCAGARTSPTPTRARASACSR, encoded by the exons ATGCGTCACCTTT GTCGCTCGCGCCACCTCGTAGCCGCTCGCGCGGACTCCGGCCACAAGACGGACAGCGCGCGGACGCCGGGGCCCGTGCCGCGCGCCGCGGGGCGGACGCCGGTCCCCCCGCGGCGGCGCTGGGTCCCGCCCTCGCTGCGCGCCGGCGACGCTGACGCCGACGCGGCGCACGACCTCATCCACCGCAAGGTGCGCGGCATCCTCAACAAGCTGACGCCCGAGAAGTTCCGCAAGCTCAGCGACGACCTGCTGGCGCTGCAGCTGGACTCGGACCGCGCGCTCAAGGGCGTCATCCTGCTCATCTTCGAGAAGGCGCTGGACGAGCCCAAGTACTCCTCCATGTACGCGCAGCTGTGCAAGCGCCTCAGCGAGGAGGCGCCCAACTTCGAGCCGCCCGGCCAGCCCTGCACCTTCCGCCTGCTGCTGCTCAACAAGTGCCGCGCCGAGTTCGAGAACCGCGCGCAGGCCTTCGCCGCCTTCGGCGAGCGCGCGCTGGCGCCCGAGGACGAGGAGCGCCGCCACCTGGCCAAGTGCAAGATGCTGGGCAACATCAAGTTCATCGGCGAGCTGGGCAAGCTGGAGATCCTCGCCGAGTCCATCCTGCACCGCTGCATCCAGGCGCTGCtggcgcgccgcgccgccgccgagCAGCAGGAGGACTTGGAGTGCCTGGCGCAGCTGGTGCGCACCGTGGGCCGCGTGCTGGACTCGGAGCGCGGCCGCGGCCTCATGGACCAGTACTTCCGGCGCATCGAGACGCTGAGCGCGGCGCGCGAGCTGGCGCCGCGTCTGCGCTTCATGCTGCGCGACGTGGTGGAGCTGCGCCGCGCCGGCTGGgtgccgcgcgccgccgccgccgccgaggGGCCCGTGCCCATGCACCAGCTGCGCGGCGACGAGCCGCGGCGCCCGGCGCCCGAGCCGCCCTTCCGCGGCGGCCGCGCGCGCCCGCTGGACGACGTGCTGGCCGGCCTGGCGCTGGCGCCGCAGGACCGCCTGCTGGGCAACGGCTTCCGCGAGCCGCGCCGCGCGCCCGGCTACTTCCCGCGCCACAAGccggccgccgccgcgccgcgccgcgccgcgcgcgcgccgcccagCAGCCTGCAGGACGTGCAGATGCGCCCGCCGTCCAACGCGCTGCTGTTCACGGCCACGCGCCTGTCGcgccccgccgcgccgccgctgGCGCCGCTGCCCGCCTTCGCCGCCAAGCCGCCGCCGCCCAAGGAGCCCGCCCTCGCCATCGCCATCAAGCCGCAGCCCGACAAGCGCGACAAGCCCAAGAAGGACAAG GCCCTCAACAAGGAGGAGGCCTGCCGCCTGGCCATCGAGGCGGTGAGCGCGCTGGCGGCGCGCGCGGCCGCCGCGCCCGACGCGCCCGACGCGCCCGACGCGCCCGACGCCGAGCGCGAGCCCGACGCCGAGCCCGACGACGAGCCCGACGAGGAGCCCGCGCTGCAGCGCCTGCGCGACCTGCAGCTGCCCGACAAG TTTGTACTGTACCAACATGGAGTGCAGCTGCTGCGGCGCGTCGTGGCCGCCGTGCTGGAGCACGCGCTGGCGGCCGAGCTGCCGGGCGGCGAGGCCGACGACGCGCTGTGCGCCGCTGCGGCGCGCGTCGTGCGCGGCGTCACGCGCGCCGCGTCCGCCGAGCTGCGCGCGCTGCTGCCGCGCCATCCGCACGCGCGCCTGCCCGCGCTGCTGGCGCACGCCGTGCTGCGCGGCCTGCTGCCGCTGGGCGAGCTGGGCGCGTGGTGCGAGGGCGGCGCGCACGGCCCGCTGCTGCTGGACGCGCTCGTGGCGCtgcggcgcgcggcgggcgaCGCGCGCGTGGCGGAGCTGGTGGCGCGCGCCAAGCTGGACGTGTGCGCGCACGTGGCGGAGCGCGaggcgggcgcggcggcggcgctggAGGCGCTGGAGGCGCGCGGGCTGGGCGCGCTGGCGCCGCAGCTGCGCGTGCGCGCCGCGCTGGCGCGCCAGCTGGCCGCCGaccccgcgcccgccgcgctgTACCGCTGGATCCGCGCCAACGTGGACGCGGCGGTGCGCGCCGACGCGGGCTTCGTGAGCGGCGCGGTGCTGCTGCTCGCGCAGCGCGCcacggcggcggcgggcgcgggcggcgcggcgcccgaGCGCGCGGCGCTGGAGCGCGAGCGCGCGCTGGCGGAGGAGTACGCGCCGCTGCTGCGCGCGCTGCTGGAGGGTCGCGCCGAGCTGCAGCTGGCGGCGGTGTACGCGCTGCAGCTGCACGCGCACGCGCTGCGCTACCCCAAGGGGCTGCTGCTGCGCTGGTTCATGTACCTCTACAACCTGGAGGTGTGCGAGGAGGACGCCTTCCTGCGCTGGCGCGAGGACGTCACCGACGCCTACCCGGGCAAGGGCGAGGCGCTGTTCCAGGTGAGCTCATGTACCTCTACAACCTGGAGGTGTGCGAGGAGGACGCCTTCCTGCGCTGGCGCGAGGACGTCACCGACGCCTACCCGGGCAAGGGCGA GCGCTTGTTCCAGGTGA
- the LOC117983258 gene encoding eukaryotic translation initiation factor 4 gamma 2-like isoform X2 — protein sequence MRHLCRSRHLVAARADSGHKTDSARTPGPVPRAAGRTPVPPRRRWVPPSLRAGDADADAAHDLIHRKVRGILNKLTPEKFRKLSDDLLALQLDSDRALKGVILLIFEKALDEPKYSSMYAQLCKRLSEEAPNFEPPGQPCTFRLLLLNKCRAEFENRAQAFAAFGERALAPEDEERRHLAKCKMLGNIKFIGELGKLEILAESILHRCIQALLARRAAAEQQEDLECLAQLVRTVGRVLDSERGRGLMDQYFRRIETLSAARELAPRLRFMLRDVVELRRAGWVPRAAAAAEGPVPMHQLRGDEPRRPAPEPPFRGGRARPLDDVLAGLALAPQDRLLGNGFREPRRAPGYFPRHKPAAAAPRRAARAPPSSLQDVQMRPPSNALLFTATRLSRPAAPPLAPLPAFAAKPPPPKEPALAIAIKPQPDKRDKPKKDKALNKEEACRLAIEAVSALAARAAAAPDAPDAPDAPDAEREPDAEPDDEPDEEPALQRLRDLQLPDKLLRRVVAAVLEHALAAELPGGEADDALCAAAARVVRGVTRAASAELRALLPRHPHARLPALLAHAVLRGLLPLGELGAWCEGGAHGPLLLDALVALRRAAGDARVAELVARAKLDVCAHVAEREAGAAAALEALEARGLGALAPQLRVRAALARQLAADPAPAALYRWIRANVDAAVRADAGFVSGAVLLLAQRATAAAGAGGAAPERAALERERALAEEYAPLLRALLEGRAELQLAAVYALQLHAHALRYPKGLLLRWFMYLYNLEVCEEDAFLRWREDVTDAYPGKGEALFQVSSCTSTTWRCARRTPSCAGARTSPTPTRARASACSR from the exons ATGCGTCACCTTT GTCGCTCGCGCCACCTCGTAGCCGCTCGCGCGGACTCCGGCCACAAGACGGACAGCGCGCGGACGCCGGGGCCCGTGCCGCGCGCCGCGGGGCGGACGCCGGTCCCCCCGCGGCGGCGCTGGGTCCCGCCCTCGCTGCGCGCCGGCGACGCTGACGCCGACGCGGCGCACGACCTCATCCACCGCAAGGTGCGCGGCATCCTCAACAAGCTGACGCCCGAGAAGTTCCGCAAGCTCAGCGACGACCTGCTGGCGCTGCAGCTGGACTCGGACCGCGCGCTCAAGGGCGTCATCCTGCTCATCTTCGAGAAGGCGCTGGACGAGCCCAAGTACTCCTCCATGTACGCGCAGCTGTGCAAGCGCCTCAGCGAGGAGGCGCCCAACTTCGAGCCGCCCGGCCAGCCCTGCACCTTCCGCCTGCTGCTGCTCAACAAGTGCCGCGCCGAGTTCGAGAACCGCGCGCAGGCCTTCGCCGCCTTCGGCGAGCGCGCGCTGGCGCCCGAGGACGAGGAGCGCCGCCACCTGGCCAAGTGCAAGATGCTGGGCAACATCAAGTTCATCGGCGAGCTGGGCAAGCTGGAGATCCTCGCCGAGTCCATCCTGCACCGCTGCATCCAGGCGCTGCtggcgcgccgcgccgccgccgagCAGCAGGAGGACTTGGAGTGCCTGGCGCAGCTGGTGCGCACCGTGGGCCGCGTGCTGGACTCGGAGCGCGGCCGCGGCCTCATGGACCAGTACTTCCGGCGCATCGAGACGCTGAGCGCGGCGCGCGAGCTGGCGCCGCGTCTGCGCTTCATGCTGCGCGACGTGGTGGAGCTGCGCCGCGCCGGCTGGgtgccgcgcgccgccgccgccgccgaggGGCCCGTGCCCATGCACCAGCTGCGCGGCGACGAGCCGCGGCGCCCGGCGCCCGAGCCGCCCTTCCGCGGCGGCCGCGCGCGCCCGCTGGACGACGTGCTGGCCGGCCTGGCGCTGGCGCCGCAGGACCGCCTGCTGGGCAACGGCTTCCGCGAGCCGCGCCGCGCGCCCGGCTACTTCCCGCGCCACAAGccggccgccgccgcgccgcgccgcgccgcgcgcgcgccgcccagCAGCCTGCAGGACGTGCAGATGCGCCCGCCGTCCAACGCGCTGCTGTTCACGGCCACGCGCCTGTCGcgccccgccgcgccgccgctgGCGCCGCTGCCCGCCTTCGCCGCCAAGCCGCCGCCGCCCAAGGAGCCCGCCCTCGCCATCGCCATCAAGCCGCAGCCCGACAAGCGCGACAAGCCCAAGAAGGACAAG GCCCTCAACAAGGAGGAGGCCTGCCGCCTGGCCATCGAGGCGGTGAGCGCGCTGGCGGCGCGCGCGGCCGCCGCGCCCGACGCGCCCGACGCGCCCGACGCGCCCGACGCCGAGCGCGAGCCCGACGCCGAGCCCGACGACGAGCCCGACGAGGAGCCCGCGCTGCAGCGCCTGCGCGACCTGCAGCTGCCCGACAAG CTGCTGCGGCGCGTCGTGGCCGCCGTGCTGGAGCACGCGCTGGCGGCCGAGCTGCCGGGCGGCGAGGCCGACGACGCGCTGTGCGCCGCTGCGGCGCGCGTCGTGCGCGGCGTCACGCGCGCCGCGTCCGCCGAGCTGCGCGCGCTGCTGCCGCGCCATCCGCACGCGCGCCTGCCCGCGCTGCTGGCGCACGCCGTGCTGCGCGGCCTGCTGCCGCTGGGCGAGCTGGGCGCGTGGTGCGAGGGCGGCGCGCACGGCCCGCTGCTGCTGGACGCGCTCGTGGCGCtgcggcgcgcggcgggcgaCGCGCGCGTGGCGGAGCTGGTGGCGCGCGCCAAGCTGGACGTGTGCGCGCACGTGGCGGAGCGCGaggcgggcgcggcggcggcgctggAGGCGCTGGAGGCGCGCGGGCTGGGCGCGCTGGCGCCGCAGCTGCGCGTGCGCGCCGCGCTGGCGCGCCAGCTGGCCGCCGaccccgcgcccgccgcgctgTACCGCTGGATCCGCGCCAACGTGGACGCGGCGGTGCGCGCCGACGCGGGCTTCGTGAGCGGCGCGGTGCTGCTGCTCGCGCAGCGCGCcacggcggcggcgggcgcgggcggcgcggcgcccgaGCGCGCGGCGCTGGAGCGCGAGCGCGCGCTGGCGGAGGAGTACGCGCCGCTGCTGCGCGCGCTGCTGGAGGGTCGCGCCGAGCTGCAGCTGGCGGCGGTGTACGCGCTGCAGCTGCACGCGCACGCGCTGCGCTACCCCAAGGGGCTGCTGCTGCGCTGGTTCATGTACCTCTACAACCTGGAGGTGTGCGAGGAGGACGCCTTCCTGCGCTGGCGCGAGGACGTCACCGACGCCTACCCGGGCAAGGGCGAGGCGCTGTTCCAGGTGAGCTCATGTACCTCTACAACCTGGAGGTGTGCGAGGAGGACGCCTTCCTGCGCTGGCGCGAGGACGTCACCGACGCCTACCCGGGCAAGGGCGA GCGCTTGTTCCAGGTGA